The DNA segment ATTTATTATCGCTCTAATCGTCTACGAGTTTAACATAGAAAATCTAACCTCGCAAGACAAAATGTAAAATGTTTAACTTTTATTTAACTTTTTGTGATTTATTTCAATAATTTTAACAAAACATCTGCTAAAGCATCCGCAGTTGTCGTAATGGTTGGTGGGCGTTTATAAATATCATCCCGAACTTTCTCCACCATAATAAGTAAAATAACACTATTTAAAATTAAAGAAATGGCATCAGCTTCTTGTGTAGAGTTTTTACTTGGAATCATCTCTTTCACTTTTTGATTAACCCGTTCGTATAAATATTCTACAATAGACGGATCAATAAATTCCATATCTTTACTACCCATTTCTCGAACAGAAATCACCATAAAATCTCGATATTTTTCATAAATATCTGAAATAAATTGACTCGCTTGTCGCAAAAATACTTTTGTGCTTTCAAAATCTTTATCAAAAAATTGATTGATTTCTGCTTTCATACTTTCAAATTGCACTTCCAACGTCATATGAATTAAATTATCTTTATTCTTAAATTTTTTAAAAATCGTAGCTTCATTTATACCAGCGGCTTCAGCCAATTGTCTTGTTGTAGAGCCCTTAATGCCATTTTTCGCCATCATAGAAAGCGTTGCATCCATGATGGATTCGTTTGTAATCATTGTTCAACCTCCGTTCAATTAAGCAAGCACTTGCTTATATAAAGTATAACAAAAAACCATCTTTTTGACAATTTAATTACAATTTGTACAACCATTACATACCTTCCGTGAAGTGTGTAATAATAGAGGTAGAATATTTATTTAAAAGAATTGGAAGTGATTTACCATGCAAAAGACAAGAAAAGAACGTATTCTTGAGGCTTTACAAGAAGAGAAGAAAAACAAAAAAAGCAAAAAAATAAAAACTGGTGCAACAATTGCTGGGGTTACTGCCATAGCAACTTCAATCACTGTTCCTGGAATCGAAGTTATCGTTCAAGCAGATGAAACTGCACCCGCTGATGAAGCTGTCAAAAGCGCAGATAAAACAGCTCAACCAGAAGCAGATTCTGCTACCAAAACCACTACAGAAACGACTCCAGAAAGAAATCAAATAGAACCTAAAACAGAAACTCAACCTAAAACACCTACAGAAAAAACGCCTCCTGCCGAAAAAGAAGTTACTCCTACAGTGCAAACAGCCACAATAAGCAACTCTGACAATGTAACAAGTTCATCTACACCAGCAACCTATAATGTGTTACAAAAGTCCGCATTACGCTCAGGCGCTACAGTCCAAAGTTTCATTCAAACAATCCAGTCATCTTCATCACAAATCGCTGCAAACAATGATTTATACGCCTCCGTAATGATTGCCCAAGCCATTTTAGAAAGTGCTTATGGAACAAGCGAATTAGGCTCTGCTCCTAACTACAATTTATTTGGCATTAAAGGCGCATACAACGGTAAGTCTTATACAAAACAAACACTAGAAGATGATGGCAAAGGAAACTACTACACAATTACAGCCAAATTCAGAAAATATCCATCTTACCATCAATCTTTAGAAGATTACGCACAAGTCATTCGAAAAGGCCCAAGCTGGAATTCCAATTACTATTCTAAAGTATGGAAAAGTAATACTAAATCGTATAAAGATGCCACTCAAGCATTAACCGGAACTTATGCAACTGACACAGCCTATGCAAGTAAATTAAACAATTTAATTAGCACTTATAACCTAACCCAATATGACACTGGAAACGCGTCAAATGGTAGCGGCTCTTCAAATACTGGTAACTCTGGTAACTCCAACAGTTCCAGTTCAAACAGCGCAACTTACACGGTCGTAAAAGGTGATTCTCTTTGGAAAATTGCCACTAAATATAATGTATCAGTAGCCAACTTAAAATCTTGGAATAACCTAAAATCTGACAACATTTACATCGGTCAAAAACTTAAAGTCACCGCTGGATCCACGTCAAATACCTCTAAGCCAAACACCGGATCAAATACCAACACATCTAAACCAAGCACTAGCACCAACGCAAAAACCTACACTGTAAAAAAAGGCGACTCTCTTTGGAAAATTGCCACTAATAATAAAGTAACTATCGCTAATTTAAAATCTTGGAACAATCTAAAGTCTGATTTTATTTATCCAGGGCAAACCCTTAAAGTCAGTGCTAGTTCCACTTCAAGCAACACAAACACATCTAAACCAAGTACCGGTTCAAGCACTAACACATCTAAACCAAACACAAACGCAAAAACGTATACCGTGAAAAAAGGCGACTCCCTATGGAAAATTGCTAA comes from the Listeria welshimeri serovar 6b str. SLCC5334 genome and includes:
- a CDS encoding TetR/AcrR family transcriptional regulator, with product MITNESIMDATLSMMAKNGIKGSTTRQLAEAAGINEATIFKKFKNKDNLIHMTLEVQFESMKAEINQFFDKDFESTKVFLRQASQFISDIYEKYRDFMVISVREMGSKDMEFIDPSIVEYLYERVNQKVKEMIPSKNSTQEADAISLILNSVILLIMVEKVRDDIYKRPPTITTTADALADVLLKLLK
- a CDS encoding 1,4-beta-N-acetylmuramoylhydrolase, whose product is MQKTRKERILEALQEEKKNKKSKKIKTGATIAGVTAIATSITVPGIEVIVQADETAPADEAVKSADKTAQPEADSATKTTTETTPERNQIEPKTETQPKTPTEKTPPAEKEVTPTVQTATISNSDNVTSSSTPATYNVLQKSALRSGATVQSFIQTIQSSSSQIAANNDLYASVMIAQAILESAYGTSELGSAPNYNLFGIKGAYNGKSYTKQTLEDDGKGNYYTITAKFRKYPSYHQSLEDYAQVIRKGPSWNSNYYSKVWKSNTKSYKDATQALTGTYATDTAYASKLNNLISTYNLTQYDTGNASNGSGSSNTGNSGNSNSSSSNSATYTVVKGDSLWKIATKYNVSVANLKSWNNLKSDNIYIGQKLKVTAGSTSNTSKPNTGSNTNTSKPSTSTNAKTYTVKKGDSLWKIATNNKVTIANLKSWNNLKSDFIYPGQTLKVSASSTSSNTNTSKPSTGSSTNTSKPNTNAKTYTVKKGDSLWKIANQNKTTVTNLKSWNNLKSDNIYIGQKLKVSAGSITNNTNTSKPSTSKPSNSSTKTYTVKKGDSLWSISRQYKTTVDNIKSWNKLTSNTIYIGQKITIK